Below is a genomic region from Fulvia fulva chromosome 13, complete sequence.
TCGACGACGATGAGTTCGTTTCACAGCAACTTTCACACGAAGCAGCAACATCCTCAACATCAGCGACAGTGGACCCGGCAGATCGCGAGACCAGAGCATCGTCAACTGCGACGCCACAAGCTGGCGAATCCGCGAACATGTCGGAGCTCTTCGGGCCGGATCGGGCGAAGCGACATGAAGAAGAGAAGGCGAAGCAAGAAGCAGCGGAGAAGGCCAAGCGGAAAGCAATAGCTGATCGCAGACGGAAGGAGGCCGAAGAGGCACATGCAGCACATCGTGGCGACAAAGGCAAAGGCAAGGCATCCGATGTGTCCGGGAAAGAGAAAGCAAGACGAGATTGGCTTGTTCAGCAAAAGCAGCGCAAAGATGAAGCACAGCAGGAGAAAGCACGCATATTAGCCGGCATTGAGGCGGCCAAACAAGAGAGAAAGGCAAGATCACAACGACCTCCACCCGAGGACGCACCCAGCTCGTCACTCGCTCCCTCCGCAGATGCTGCTTCGAGGAGAAGGATGGGCCCTGGCGGGATGTGCAACCTTCTGATTCGACTGTTCGATGGTACATCGATCAAAGGACGCTTCGAGCCAAATGCGAATCTTGCTACGGCCGTGCGAGACTGGATCAAGCAGCAAGCAACGGGAGCACAAGCCGGTGGTGAAGGTGGCACAGCGGCAGAAGGCAACGTACCTTTCACCTTCAAGCAGATCATGGCACCACAACCGAGTCGAAGCATTGAGATGTCAGAGGAGTTTCAGTCACTCGCAGATCTTGGGTTGGTGCCCAACGCGACACTTGTCTTGATCCCAGTTCAAGGCTATACGGATGCATACTCATCGGCTGGTGGCCGAGGATACATGAGCACAGCACTTCATGCTGCTTATGGTGTTGCAAATACGGCTACGAGCATTGTGTCTTCCGCATTGTCGTACGTGCCTGGCTTTGGCGGAGCTGCGCCTGCCAGTGAGGTGCCAGCGTCCAGTAGTCCATCCATTGCGACAGCGTCTGGTGAAAGTAGCAGTTCCGGGAGCATCAAGGTCAAGACGTTGGCTGATCAACGTGCCGAAGCGGCGAAGAAGCAGGATCCTCAGACGTTTTACAATGGCAACTCTTCTGCCTTTGAAGGCAGGAAAGATGATGATGATAAGAAGTGAGTTGTTGCAAGACCAACATCGCTCTCAAGAACCTACCTTCGACGCTTCACACGCGATGGCACTTACAATGAACCGGGTAACTCAACTTTCATTCCGCCCGTTTGGACGGCAGTAGGCGAAGATATCATAGCCATGGGCAGTGACTTCTTCTGGGCAGGATTGGCTAGAAAGACTTGGCCGATCTGACCCTGGAAAGGTTGGGACAGCAGGCGGAGATGCCTGTTCAGGAAGGAACGCAGCTGACCAAAGCTCGGTCGACCAACAGCCGAAGTGGGAAGGTGCCATCATATGCAGGAACCATACTACTCCGACATGGATCATACTCCCACGCGTGTCACGGACTCCACCACTTTGTCTTAACTTCAGCTCGGTTATGGTTGTAGCGTGTCGACTCGAGATTGGCAGGAGGTGGCATGTGGTCTTCCCACTCCGCTCTTGAAAGGATTCGGACACCTTTATGTGCGATTCACTGTCGTCGAAGCAGTACTTTGGCTTGTCAGTGTTCCACTTTCGCTCATCTGCGGCTCAGTGTGGCTCACGTGGTGATTCTTGCGTTCTTGCCATTCACGAGACAGACTCGGAAAGAAGCGGCGCACTGACACACTCACTTCCGCACAAAAGCAGATCCCACTTCACACTTCCTTCTCACTATCAACGACACTACAAGATAATCTGGACCACACACCACCGCACACCAGCTCATACAATCATCTGCGGCAACATACACAGATCCAGCACTCTCAACCAACCACAAACCTTCAACACTCGATACAGACACCTCACACCATCAACATCAAGATGGGTCTCAAGAAGATTCTCGCTCTCGCTCTCACCGGCGCCGTGACTACCGCTCTGGCCGTGCCGAGTCTCGACGTTCACGCTTGCCCCAGCAAGTGCAACATCACCTACGACAAGTCCGTCCCAGATCTCAAGGACTTCCCACGCACCCAAGTCGACTTGTGCTACGACGACAACTTCCTCAACATCGACTTCACTGCCTACAACGAGACCAACTTCTACTACAACGAGTCGCTGACCACCAACGGCCCCATCTTCAACTACGAAGTCCAGGAGACCTTCATCGCCCTCGGCACCGACGACCCCACCAGCTATCTCGAGTTCGAAGTCGCTCCCAACAACGTCAAGTTCAACGCCTGGATCTACAACCCCAGCAAGACCCGCGAGGAGGGTGCGCCGTTCGAGACtacctacatcgacgacgATGGCGTGATTCCTGTGCAGACTTCGCTCGACAAGGAGGCAGAGACGTGGGTGTCGAACGCACAGATTCCTCTCAAGCTGTTCGGTCTCGGCGAGGGTCAGGCTCAGGGCACTCAGTGGCGCATGAACTTCTTTCGGATCGTGTGCAATGCTGAGACCTGTCCTAATGAGCAGCTTGGTGGGTGGAGCCCGCCGAACGAGGCTAGCTTCCATGAGACACCATCCTTCGGCAACGTCAAGTTTGTCTGAGTACTGGAGAGCAAGCACGACGGCGAGGAGAGCCACCACCCCGTGAATGCGTTGAGCTGCTTTGACGAGTCTGCGGCCGGCGGGTGTCGAGAGTCGGGGACTGAGGCAAGCTCTTCCATCGACGAGACTGATGGTTGGGTCTACCAACATGATGCGATAGCAGATGTCTTTGATGAATAGAGAGCTCAGCAATGAGATGAATACAAAGCCCAGAAATGAGAACTTGTGACAATTCACTGCTTTTCCCACGTGCTGCTATGGTTTCGATGTTAGTACTATCTCCCAATCTCACCTTCTCCTACGGCTCGCGTCTCCGAGAGTCGCTTTTCTAATCCTTTGTGTGGAAGCTCTACATTGACGAAGGGCTGTGAGGTTGATGAAGAACGCAGGGCTGCCCGCCATGTTTTCGGCCAGTCACGTGCCAACGCCAGCCAGCGCGTTGTTTCCCCGCTTACGACATCGCGGTCGTGTTCCATCAACTTCACATTGCCCCCTTCCCGTGTTTCCTAGACATTGCTACAACATTCACGATGGGCGTCGATACTGGCTACGATGGTCCTTACGGCGGCACTCGGTTATATCCAATGTCAGGTGGCTCTAGTAGAGCACCCATTGACTTGACCGACAGCCCACCCAAGAAACGCAGAGGCAAGCGCAAGTCCGCTGACATCGATGACTTCGCCAACGAACCTCCCAAGAAGCGCAAGACGAAGCGGAAGAGTACAGATGATGCCGAAGATGGCGCTTTCACCAGCGAAGTTCCCAAGAAACGCAAGATGAAGGGCAAGAGCACAGATGACGCCGACGATGGTGGCAGGCCAGTCAAGAAGAAGGCCAAGTCAAAGAACGAAGAGAAACGTCTGAAGCGATGGCGGGACAAGGCACCTCAGTCTTACGGCGAGATTCGTGGCCGCGCCTTGACGCAGAGGATGTTTGTGGTTGACCGCCAGCGACACGATGCGACCGGCGAAGGCGAACTTGCACATCCCACAGAAGTCGTGAAACTCGCAGGCACGACCGGCAACATCTACACCATCACCATCGACCGACTCCCTTCCTGCGATTGTCCACATGCTCGCAAAGGCAATCAGTGCAAACACATCGTCTACGTCCTCGCACGCGTCTTACGTGCACCAGCACACCTCGAATACCAACTCGCCTTTGTGTCATCCGAGCTCCGCGACATCTTCGAGAAAGCGCCGCCACTACCCTTCGAAACAGCCGACGATAGCGCGAAAGACGGCAACCGGAAAGAGCTGACAGACTGCCCCATTTGCTGCGAAGACTTTGAGCCAGAGAACAGTAACGAGAAGGTGGTGTATTGTAAGGCGGCTTGTGGGAACAACATACACGAGGAGTGCTTCAAGCAGTGGGCAGCAACCAAGGCAGGTGGCAACGTGACCTGTCCGTTCTGTCGCACACCTTGGGACTTTGGTGGCGATGATCAGGCAATCAAGATGGTCGCGCAGAGCGGCAGTCTCAATGCGGAGGGATATGTCAATGTGGCGAGCCAGCTGGGATTGAGTGGTCGGCGGGATTACTCGAGCTACCATGAGTATTGGGTGCGGCGGCGGATGAGGAATGGGGAGGATGTGGGCGATTATGATGATGGATGGTGAGAGAGGGTGGGGCTTGGGTCACGGTGAGATGTGATCGCATGATTCTTGCACGTCTTGCAAGCGATGTGCCAGTATTCGGCCCCGGTCAAGCCTTGTTGCTTTGAAACACGAATGGCTACTCGGTTATAGCTTCTCGGTCCTCGGTCTTCTCCCAATTTCGGGGCCATTGATGCTCGACTGCCGCTTCATCCAGGCGATTCATGCAATGCCGAGCCCGATGCGTCTCCACATTGATCAGACAACTTCAGTATCGGCTTAACAATTGAGCCGATCCCGAATTCATTGTTGTCGTATG
It encodes:
- a CDS encoding Extracellular protein; this translates as MGLKKILALALTGAVTTALAVPSLDVHACPSKCNITYDKSVPDLKDFPRTQVDLCYDDNFLNIDFTAYNETNFYYNESLTTNGPIFNYEVQETFIALGTDDPTSYLEFEVAPNNVKFNAWIYNPSKTREEGAPFETTYIDDDGVIPVQTSLDKEAETWVSNAQIPLKLFGLGEGQAQGTQWRMNFFRIVCNAETCPNEQLGGWSPPNEASFHETPSFGNVKFV